In one window of Pseudomonas sp. IAC-BECa141 DNA:
- a CDS encoding acetyl-CoA hydrolase/transferase C-terminal domain-containing protein, with product MVQLCSIEQAVDDVLARLPAHIHMGLPLGLGKPNPFVNALYRRIAGLPERQLTIYTALCLGRPALGDGLQKRFIEPFVERVFGDYPELDFLADLHRDSLPSNIRIEQFFMQPGSLLNSAPAQQDYVSSNYSHAARDINAAGLNLVAQLLASSSEHPDRLSLSCNPDITLDLFPMIAKRRAAGETILLVGQVHTELPYMPGDAEIDIDTFDLLIDEKDSSTLFSTPNMPVGFQDHFIGLHASTLVRDGGTLQIGIGSMGDALTAALLARQADNASYKHLLADVNLSQWAQLIEREGGIEPFAKGLYGCSEMFVNGLLVLAEAGIIRRKVYPDVQTQEQANAGTLDEAAQTDGLSIHGGFFLGPRSFYERLRELPLSKRLEFNMTRISYINELYGQEELKRLQRLDARFINTVFTMTLLGAGVADQLEDGRVLSGVGGQYNFVAQGHALHDARSILLLRSWRESCGDVSSNIVWEYGHCTIPRHLRDIVVTEYGIADLRGKSDAVVIEALLNISDSRFQQGLIEQAQKVGKLPKDFRLDPRFTDNTPQRLQAIAARHPNLFPEYPLGCDFTEVEKDLLRALNWLKSKFKLTEILELGKAALDAPQASLYPEHLARMQLTHPEGLKEDLFQRLLLTGLKATAQ from the coding sequence ATGGTGCAGTTGTGTTCGATCGAACAGGCAGTGGACGACGTACTGGCGCGGTTGCCGGCGCATATCCACATGGGCCTGCCGCTGGGGCTGGGCAAACCCAACCCCTTCGTCAACGCGCTGTACCGCCGCATCGCCGGTTTGCCCGAACGGCAACTGACGATCTACACCGCCCTGTGCCTCGGCCGTCCGGCATTGGGCGACGGGTTGCAGAAGCGCTTCATCGAACCCTTCGTCGAGCGGGTGTTTGGCGATTACCCGGAGCTGGACTTCCTCGCCGACCTGCACCGCGACAGCCTGCCGTCCAACATTCGCATCGAACAGTTCTTCATGCAGCCCGGCAGCCTGCTAAACAGTGCGCCGGCCCAGCAGGATTACGTCAGCAGCAACTACAGCCACGCGGCCCGCGACATCAATGCCGCCGGCCTGAACCTGGTGGCGCAGTTGCTCGCCAGCAGCAGCGAACATCCCGATCGCCTGAGCCTGAGCTGCAACCCGGACATCACCCTCGACCTGTTCCCGATGATCGCCAAACGCCGGGCGGCGGGGGAGACCATTCTGCTGGTCGGCCAGGTGCACACCGAGTTGCCGTACATGCCGGGCGATGCCGAAATCGATATCGACACCTTCGACCTGCTGATCGATGAAAAGGACAGCAGCACGCTGTTTTCCACGCCGAACATGCCCGTCGGGTTTCAGGATCACTTCATCGGTCTGCACGCCAGCACCCTGGTGCGCGATGGCGGCACCTTGCAGATCGGCATCGGTTCGATGGGCGATGCGCTGACCGCTGCGTTGCTGGCGCGTCAGGCTGACAACGCCTCGTACAAGCACTTGCTGGCCGATGTGAACCTCAGCCAGTGGGCACAGTTAATCGAACGCGAGGGCGGCATCGAACCGTTCGCCAAGGGCCTGTACGGTTGCAGCGAAATGTTCGTCAACGGCCTGCTGGTGCTGGCCGAAGCCGGGATCATCCGGCGCAAGGTCTACCCGGATGTGCAGACTCAGGAGCAGGCCAACGCCGGGACTCTCGACGAGGCGGCGCAAACCGACGGCTTGTCGATTCACGGTGGTTTCTTCCTCGGGCCGCGCAGTTTCTATGAGCGCTTGCGCGAGTTGCCGCTGAGCAAACGCCTCGAATTCAACATGACCCGTATCAGCTACATCAACGAGCTGTATGGTCAGGAAGAGCTCAAGCGCCTGCAACGCCTCGATGCGCGCTTCATCAACACCGTGTTCACCATGACCCTGCTGGGCGCCGGGGTGGCGGATCAACTGGAAGACGGGCGGGTGCTCAGCGGCGTCGGCGGGCAGTACAACTTCGTTGCCCAGGGCCATGCGCTGCACGATGCGCGGTCGATTCTGCTGCTGCGCAGCTGGCGCGAGTCCTGCGGCGATGTAAGTTCGAACATTGTCTGGGAGTACGGCCACTGCACGATTCCACGGCATCTGCGCGACATCGTGGTCACCGAGTACGGCATCGCCGACCTGCGCGGCAAATCGGATGCGGTGGTGATCGAGGCGCTGTTGAACATCAGCGACTCGCGCTTCCAGCAAGGCCTGATCGAACAGGCGCAGAAGGTCGGCAAGCTGCCGAAGGATTTCCGTCTCGATCCGCGCTTTACCGACAACACCCCACAACGCTTGCAGGCGATTGCCGCACGGCATCCGAACCTGTTTCCGGAATATCCGCTGGGCTGTGATTTCACTGAGGTCGAGAAGGATCTGTTACGGGCGCTGAACTGGCTCAAGAGCAAATTCAAGCTGACCGAGATTCTGGAACTGGGCAAGGCCGCGCTGGATGCGCCGCAGGCTTCGCTGTATCCGGAGCATTTGGCGCGCATGCAGCTGACCCACCCGGAAGGCCTGAAGGAAGACCTGTTTCAGCGGTTGTTGCTTACGGGCCTGAAGGCCACCGCGCAGTAA
- a CDS encoding c-type cytochrome: protein MKMLAAPATVLALWAVSAQAATNDDIAKRLEPVGQVCVQGQECKGMEVAASAGGGGGAKTPDEVIAKHCNACHGSGLLGAPKIGDTAAWKERADHQGGLDGILAKAITGINSMPPKGTCADCSDEELKGAIQKMSGLK from the coding sequence ATGAAAATGCTGGCTGCACCAGCAACCGTACTGGCCCTCTGGGCTGTCAGCGCTCAAGCTGCGACGAATGACGACATTGCCAAACGCCTCGAGCCGGTCGGCCAGGTGTGTGTTCAAGGGCAAGAGTGCAAGGGGATGGAAGTCGCTGCTTCGGCAGGCGGCGGTGGCGGTGCCAAGACGCCGGACGAAGTGATTGCCAAACATTGCAACGCTTGCCACGGCTCCGGCCTGTTGGGCGCACCGAAAATCGGTGACACCGCGGCCTGGAAAGAGCGCGCCGATCACCAGGGCGGCCTCGACGGCATCCTGGCCAAGGCCATCACCGGCATCAACTCCATGCCACCGAAAGGCACCTGCGCCGACTGCTCCGATGAAGAGCTGAAGGGCGCGATCCAGAAGATGTCCGGCCTGAAATAA
- the alr gene encoding alanine racemase: MRPARALIDLQALRHNYRIAREVTGAKALAVIKADAYGHGAVRCAQALEAEADGFAVACIEEALELRTAGIRAPVLLLEGFFEADELALIVEHDFWCVVHSLWQLEAIEQAALSKPITVWLKLDSGMHRVGLHPKDYPAAYQRLLASGKVAKVVLMSHFARADELHEQSSADQVAVFEAARQGLAAEVSLRNSPAVLGWPQIHSDWVRPGIMLYGATPFEEASAVAERLQPVMTLESKVISVRELPAGEPVGYGAKFITDKPMRIGVVAMGYADGYPRQAPTGTPVLVAGQRSRILGRVSMDMLCIDLTDVPQAGLGSTVELWGKNILASDVAKWADTIPYQIFCNLRRVPRLYSEG; this comes from the coding sequence ATGCGTCCTGCCCGTGCCCTGATCGACCTTCAAGCCCTGCGTCACAACTACCGTATCGCCCGTGAAGTCACCGGTGCCAAGGCACTGGCGGTGATCAAGGCCGATGCCTACGGCCATGGCGCAGTGCGTTGCGCCCAGGCGCTGGAGGCTGAAGCGGACGGCTTCGCGGTGGCGTGCATCGAAGAAGCGCTGGAGCTGCGAACTGCCGGGATTCGTGCACCGGTGCTGTTGCTCGAAGGCTTTTTCGAGGCGGACGAACTGGCGCTGATCGTCGAGCACGATTTCTGGTGCGTGGTGCATTCGCTGTGGCAGCTCGAAGCAATCGAGCAGGCGGCATTGAGCAAACCGATCACCGTGTGGCTGAAGCTTGATTCGGGCATGCACCGTGTCGGCCTGCATCCGAAGGATTACCCGGCGGCTTACCAGCGTTTGCTGGCCAGCGGCAAGGTGGCGAAAGTCGTGCTGATGAGCCACTTCGCCCGGGCCGATGAGCTGCACGAGCAGAGCAGCGCCGATCAGGTTGCGGTGTTCGAAGCGGCACGTCAGGGCCTGGCGGCTGAAGTCAGCCTGCGCAACTCGCCGGCGGTGCTGGGCTGGCCGCAGATTCACAGCGACTGGGTGCGCCCGGGCATCATGCTCTACGGCGCCACCCCGTTCGAAGAAGCCAGCGCCGTGGCCGAGCGTCTGCAACCGGTGATGACGCTGGAGTCGAAAGTCATCAGCGTGCGCGAACTGCCGGCCGGCGAGCCGGTGGGCTACGGCGCCAAATTCATCACCGACAAACCGATGCGCATCGGCGTGGTTGCCATGGGTTACGCCGACGGTTATCCGCGTCAGGCGCCGACCGGCACGCCGGTGCTGGTGGCCGGCCAGCGCAGCCGCATTCTTGGCCGGGTGTCGATGGACATGCTGTGCATCGACCTGACCGACGTGCCGCAAGCCGGCCTCGGTTCGACTGTCGAGCTGTGGGGCAAAAACATCCTCGCCAGCGACGTGGCGAAGTGGGCGGACACCATTCCGTACCAGATCTTCTGCAACCTGCGTCGGGTGCCAAGGCTCTATTCCGAGGGTTAA
- a CDS encoding xanthine phosphoribosyltransferase: MEALHQKIREQGIVLSDQVLKVDAFLNHQIDPALMKLIGDEFATLFKDSGITKIVTIEASGIAPAIMTGLNLGVPVIFARKQQSLTLTENLLSATVYSFTKKTESTVAISPRHLTSSDRVLIIDDFLANGKASQALISIIKQAGATVAGLGIVIEKSFQGGRAELDSQGYRVESLARVKSLAGGVVTFID, encoded by the coding sequence ATGGAAGCCCTGCACCAGAAAATCCGCGAACAAGGCATTGTGCTTTCCGACCAGGTCCTGAAGGTCGACGCCTTCCTGAACCACCAGATCGACCCGGCCCTGATGAAGCTGATCGGCGACGAATTCGCCACGCTGTTCAAGGATTCGGGCATCACCAAGATCGTCACCATCGAAGCGTCGGGCATCGCCCCGGCGATCATGACCGGTCTGAACCTCGGCGTGCCGGTGATCTTCGCCCGCAAGCAACAGTCCCTGACCCTGACTGAAAACCTGCTGTCGGCGACGGTCTACTCGTTCACCAAGAAGACCGAAAGCACCGTGGCCATCTCCCCGCGTCACCTGACCAGCAGCGACCGCGTGCTGATCATCGACGACTTCCTGGCCAACGGTAAGGCATCCCAGGCGCTGATCTCGATCATCAAACAGGCCGGCGCCACCGTCGCGGGCCTGGGCATCGTGATCGAGAAATCGTTCCAGGGCGGCCGTGCGGAACTGGATTCGCAGGGTTACCGCGTCGAGTCGCTGGCTCGCGTGAAATCGCTGGCGGGCGGCGTCGTGACCTTCATCGACTGA
- a CDS encoding cupin domain-containing protein, producing the protein MDVGERLQSIRKLKGLSQRELAKRAGVTNSTISMIEKNSVSPSISSLRKVLGGIPMSMVEFFSEEILQEKPTQIVYKANELIDISDGAVTMKLVGRAHPSRAIAFLNEIYPPGADTGEEMLTHEGEETGILVEGRLELVVGLETFILEAGDSYYFESTKPHRFRNPFDAPARLISAATPANF; encoded by the coding sequence TTGGACGTCGGTGAACGACTGCAATCGATCCGCAAGCTCAAAGGACTGTCCCAGCGTGAACTCGCCAAGCGCGCGGGCGTCACCAACAGCACCATTTCGATGATCGAAAAGAACAGCGTCAGCCCTTCGATCAGTTCGCTGAGGAAAGTTCTGGGCGGGATTCCCATGTCCATGGTCGAGTTCTTTTCCGAAGAGATCCTGCAGGAAAAACCGACTCAGATCGTCTACAAGGCCAACGAGCTGATCGACATTTCCGACGGCGCCGTGACCATGAAACTGGTCGGTCGCGCGCACCCGAGCCGGGCCATCGCGTTCCTCAATGAAATCTATCCGCCGGGCGCCGATACCGGCGAGGAAATGCTCACCCACGAAGGCGAGGAAACCGGGATTCTGGTGGAAGGGCGCCTGGAGCTGGTGGTGGGTCTTGAAACTTTTATCCTCGAAGCCGGCGACAGCTACTACTTTGAAAGTACCAAGCCGCATCGTTTCCGTAATCCGTTCGATGCGCCGGCGCGACTAATCAGCGCAGCCACGCCGGCGAATTTTTAA
- a CDS encoding putative bifunctional diguanylate cyclase/phosphodiesterase: MTTPVEPLRLLLLAEEPAWTALLRECLAPLGSAAVLISAPNWESVSSLFEDNRHAVLLTVPALQPAPGRCSLPTVLLLEQEPATAPDGVSDWLVFDALDAGMLRRCLRHVRERGVLENTLQRLAEQDPLTGIANRQGFQTLLTARLAENDGRGLALGHLDLDNFRHANDALGHQAGDRLILQVVARLKSQLEVGDQLARLGSDEFALLIDTRRAPQRAEWMAERITEALAEPYWVDGESLLIGSSLGIAHARAQAGADPLMWHAHIAMQQAKSTQGCTFHIFNERINRNARSMADLESELRRALRRDELELHYQPRLNLQDGQIVGLEALVRWRHSERGLLAPSEFVPLAEQSGLIVPLGYWVISRALRDMQALRERGLPALHMAINLSFRQFQDSQLLPTLSRLIAERGVEAQWLEFELTETAVMRRSDLVKQTMDALGRLGVRFSLDDFGTGFSSFVHLNSLPITLLKIDKSFVGGMEQREENRKLVHAMINLAHNLHLEVVAEGVETREQLDLLRGFGCDQVQGYLISKPLPLAELVEYLVADASQPPLGIVV; the protein is encoded by the coding sequence TTGACTACGCCTGTCGAACCCTTGCGTTTGCTGCTACTGGCCGAAGAGCCAGCGTGGACAGCGTTATTGCGCGAGTGTCTGGCTCCGTTGGGGAGTGCGGCGGTGCTGATCAGCGCGCCGAACTGGGAGTCGGTCAGCAGCCTGTTCGAAGACAACCGCCACGCGGTGTTGTTGACCGTTCCCGCGTTGCAGCCGGCGCCCGGCCGTTGCAGCCTGCCGACGGTATTGCTTTTGGAACAGGAGCCGGCGACCGCGCCCGATGGCGTCAGCGACTGGCTGGTGTTCGATGCCCTCGATGCCGGCATGCTCCGGCGTTGCCTGCGGCATGTGCGCGAACGCGGCGTGCTGGAAAACACCCTGCAACGCCTGGCCGAACAGGATCCGCTGACCGGCATCGCCAACCGCCAGGGCTTCCAGACCCTGCTCACGGCGCGCCTCGCCGAAAACGACGGTCGCGGCCTGGCCCTCGGCCACCTCGATCTCGACAACTTCCGCCACGCCAACGACGCCCTCGGCCATCAGGCCGGCGATCGCCTGATCCTGCAAGTCGTCGCACGGCTGAAAAGTCAGCTGGAAGTCGGCGATCAACTGGCACGCCTGGGCAGCGACGAATTCGCCCTGCTGATCGACACCCGCCGCGCCCCGCAACGGGCGGAATGGATGGCCGAACGCATCACCGAAGCCCTGGCCGAACCTTATTGGGTCGATGGCGAAAGCCTGTTGATCGGTTCCAGCCTCGGCATCGCTCATGCCCGGGCCCAGGCCGGTGCCGATCCGCTGATGTGGCACGCGCACATCGCCATGCAACAGGCCAAGAGCACCCAGGGCTGCACGTTTCACATCTTCAACGAACGGATCAACCGCAACGCGCGGAGCATGGCCGACCTCGAAAGCGAGCTGCGCCGGGCCTTGCGCCGCGATGAGCTGGAGCTGCATTACCAGCCGCGCCTGAATCTGCAGGATGGCCAGATCGTCGGCCTCGAAGCGCTGGTGCGCTGGCGTCACAGTGAGCGCGGCTTGCTTGCGCCGAGCGAATTTGTGCCGCTGGCCGAGCAGAGCGGCCTGATTGTGCCGCTGGGTTATTGGGTGATTTCCCGGGCCCTGCGTGACATGCAGGCGTTGCGCGAGCGCGGTCTGCCGGCGCTGCACATGGCGATCAACCTGTCGTTCCGCCAGTTTCAGGACAGCCAGTTGCTGCCGACGCTCAGCCGCTTGATCGCCGAGCGCGGTGTCGAGGCGCAATGGCTGGAATTCGAACTCACCGAAACCGCCGTGATGCGCCGCAGCGATCTGGTCAAGCAGACCATGGACGCGCTCGGTCGCCTCGGCGTGCGTTTTTCGCTGGATGACTTCGGCACCGGGTTCTCGTCGTTCGTGCACCTCAACAGCCTGCCGATCACCTTGCTGAAGATCGACAAGAGTTTCGTCGGCGGCATGGAGCAACGCGAAGAAAACCGCAAACTGGTGCACGCGATGATCAATCTCGCGCACAACCTGCACCTGGAAGTGGTGGCCGAAGGGGTGGAAACCCGCGAGCAACTGGATCTGTTGCGCGGTTTCGGTTGCGATCAGGTGCAGGGGTATCTGATCAGCAAGCCGCTGCCGTTGGCCGAGCTGGTTGAGTATCTGGTGGCTGATGCCAGTCAGCCGCCGCTGGGTATTGTGGTTTAG
- a CDS encoding RidA family protein, translating into MAIQRQLTNERMSQIVSHNGTVYLSGQVGDDFNAGVEQQTRDVLANIERLLDLAGTDKQHLLSATIYLKDIEAHFAAMNSVWDQWLPKGAAPARATVEAKMAKPNILVEISIVAALP; encoded by the coding sequence ATGGCAATCCAGCGCCAGCTCACCAATGAGCGCATGAGTCAGATCGTCAGCCACAACGGTACGGTGTATTTGTCCGGGCAGGTCGGCGATGACTTCAATGCCGGTGTCGAACAGCAGACCCGCGACGTACTCGCCAACATCGAGCGTCTGCTCGATCTGGCCGGCACCGACAAGCAGCATCTGCTGTCGGCGACGATCTACCTGAAGGACATTGAAGCGCACTTTGCCGCCATGAACTCGGTGTGGGACCAGTGGCTGCCCAAGGGAGCCGCCCCGGCCCGCGCCACGGTGGAAGCGAAGATGGCCAAGCCGAACATCCTGGTCGAGATCTCCATCGTCGCTGCATTACCGTAA
- the rep gene encoding DNA helicase Rep, whose protein sequence is MSRLNPRQQEAVNYVGGPLLVLAGAGSGKTSVITRKIAHLIQNCGIRAQYIVAMTFTNKAAREMKERVGTLLRPGEGRGLTVCTFHNLGLNIIRKEHERLGYKPGFSIFDETDVKSLMTDIMQKEYAGDDGVDEIKNMIGAWKNDLILPAQALENARNPKEQTAAIVYTHYQRTLKAFNAVDFDDLILLPVKLFEEHADILEKWQNKVRYLLVDEYQDTNASQYLLVKMLIGKRNQFTVVGDDDQSIYAWRGARPENLMLLKDDYPSLKVVMLEQNYRSTSRILRCANVLISNNPHEFEKQLWSEMGHGDEIRVIRCRNEDAEAERVAMEILSLHLRTDRPYSDFAILYRGNYQAKLIELKLQHHQVPYRLSGGNSFFGRQEVKDLMAYFRLIVNPDDDNAFLRVINVPRREIGSTTLEKLGNYATERKISMYAATDELGLGEHLDSRFTDRLSRFKRFMDKVREQCAGEDPISALRSMVMDIDYENWLRTNSSSDKAADYRMSNVWFLIEALKNTLEKDEDGEMTVEDAIGKLVLRDMLERQQEEEDGAEGVQMMTLHASKGLEFPYVFIMGMEEEILPHRSSIEADTIEEERRLAYVGITRARQTLAFTFAAKRKQYGEIIDCAPSRFLDELPPDDLAWEGNDDTPTEVKAVRGNSALADIRAMLKR, encoded by the coding sequence ATGTCCCGACTCAATCCCCGGCAGCAAGAAGCCGTGAACTACGTCGGCGGCCCTCTATTGGTGCTCGCCGGTGCTGGCTCCGGCAAGACCAGCGTGATCACGCGCAAGATTGCGCACCTGATCCAGAACTGTGGCATCCGTGCCCAGTACATCGTCGCCATGACCTTCACCAACAAGGCCGCGCGCGAGATGAAGGAACGGGTCGGCACCCTGCTGCGCCCCGGCGAAGGTCGCGGCCTGACGGTCTGCACCTTCCACAACCTGGGCCTGAACATCATCCGCAAGGAACATGAACGGCTGGGCTACAAACCCGGTTTCTCGATCTTCGACGAAACCGACGTCAAGTCGCTGATGACCGACATCATGCAAAAGGAATACGCAGGCGACGACGGCGTCGACGAGATCAAGAACATGATCGGCGCCTGGAAAAACGACCTGATCCTGCCGGCCCAGGCCTTGGAAAACGCCCGCAACCCGAAGGAACAGACTGCCGCCATCGTCTACACCCACTACCAGCGCACGCTCAAGGCGTTCAACGCGGTGGACTTCGACGACCTGATCCTGCTGCCGGTGAAACTCTTCGAAGAGCACGCCGACATCCTCGAAAAGTGGCAGAACAAGGTGCGTTACCTGCTGGTCGACGAATATCAGGACACCAATGCCAGCCAGTATCTGCTGGTGAAAATGCTCATCGGCAAGCGTAACCAGTTCACCGTGGTGGGCGATGACGACCAGTCGATCTACGCCTGGCGCGGCGCACGGCCGGAAAACCTGATGCTGCTCAAGGACGACTATCCGTCCCTGAAAGTGGTGATGCTGGAGCAGAACTACCGCTCCACCAGCCGCATCCTGCGTTGCGCCAACGTGCTGATCTCGAACAACCCGCACGAATTCGAGAAGCAGCTGTGGAGTGAGATGGGCCATGGCGACGAGATCCGCGTGATCCGCTGCCGCAACGAGGACGCCGAAGCCGAGCGCGTGGCGATGGAAATTCTCAGCCTGCACTTGCGCACCGACCGCCCGTACAGCGATTTCGCGATCCTCTATCGCGGCAACTACCAGGCCAAGCTGATCGAGCTGAAACTGCAGCACCATCAGGTGCCGTACCGTCTGAGCGGCGGCAACAGCTTCTTCGGCCGCCAGGAAGTGAAAGACCTGATGGCCTACTTCCGCCTGATCGTGAACCCGGACGACGACAACGCCTTCCTGCGGGTGATCAACGTGCCGCGTCGGGAGATCGGTTCTACGACCCTGGAAAAACTCGGCAACTACGCCACCGAACGCAAGATCTCGATGTACGCCGCCACCGACGAACTCGGCCTGGGCGAGCATCTGGACAGCCGCTTCACCGATCGCCTGTCGCGCTTCAAGCGCTTCATGGACAAGGTGCGCGAGCAGTGCGCCGGCGAAGACCCGATCTCCGCCCTGCGCAGCATGGTCATGGACATCGACTACGAGAACTGGCTGCGCACCAACAGTTCCAGCGACAAGGCCGCGGACTACCGGATGAGCAACGTCTGGTTCCTGATCGAAGCCTTGAAGAACACCCTGGAAAAAGACGAAGACGGCGAAATGACCGTCGAGGATGCCATCGGCAAACTCGTTCTGCGCGACATGCTGGAACGTCAGCAGGAAGAAGAGGACGGCGCCGAAGGCGTGCAGATGATGACCCTGCATGCGTCCAAGGGTCTGGAATTCCCTTACGTGTTCATCATGGGCATGGAAGAGGAAATCCTCCCGCACCGTTCCAGCATCGAAGCCGACACCATCGAAGAAGAACGCCGACTGGCCTACGTGGGCATCACCCGCGCGCGCCAGACCCTCGCGTTCACCTTCGCCGCCAAGCGCAAACAGTACGGCGAGATCATCGACTGCGCGCCCAGCCGCTTCCTCGATGAGCTGCCGCCGGACGACCTGGCCTGGGAAGGCAACGACGACACACCGACCGAAGTCAAAGCCGTGCGGGGCAATAGCGCATTGGCAGATATACGCGCGATGTTAAAGCGCTAG
- a CDS encoding NorM family multidrug efflux MATE transporter yields the protein MQRPVRTELWAILRLAGPLIASQLAHMLMVLTDTLMMARLSPEALAGGGLGAASYSFVSIFCIGVIAAVGTLVAIRQGAGDIIGAARLTQAGLWLAWLMALGAGLLLWNLKPVLLLFGQTETNVNAAGQFLIALPFALPGYLSFMALRGFTSAIGRATPVMVISLAGTVANFLLNYALITGMFGLPKLGLTGIGLVTAIVANCMALALAWHIRRHPAYNAYPLREGLSRPNRQYLKELWRLGLPIGGTYAVEVGLFAFAALCMGTMGSTQLAAHQIALQIVSVAFMVPAGMSYAITMRVGQHYGAGQLSDARMSGRVGIVFGAVVMLGFAMVFWLLPNQLVGLFLDHNDPAFAEVIHLAVSLLAVAAWFELFDGTQTIAMGCIRGLKDAKTTFLVGLGCYWLIGAPSAWLMAFHLHWGPTGVWWGLALGLACAAVSLTLAFEWKMKRMIRLEPQVQGFKIAQPE from the coding sequence ATGCAGCGTCCTGTGCGTACCGAACTCTGGGCCATCCTGCGGCTGGCGGGGCCGTTGATTGCTTCGCAGTTGGCGCACATGCTGATGGTGCTGACCGACACCCTGATGATGGCGCGCCTCAGTCCCGAAGCGCTGGCCGGAGGTGGTCTGGGCGCAGCCAGCTATTCGTTCGTGTCGATTTTCTGCATCGGCGTAATCGCGGCGGTCGGTACCCTGGTGGCGATTCGTCAGGGCGCCGGCGACATCATCGGCGCCGCCCGCCTGACTCAGGCCGGGCTATGGCTGGCGTGGCTGATGGCACTCGGTGCCGGGTTGCTGTTATGGAATCTGAAACCGGTGCTGTTGCTGTTCGGCCAGACCGAGACCAACGTCAACGCCGCCGGGCAGTTCCTGATCGCCCTGCCCTTCGCCCTGCCCGGCTACCTGAGCTTCATGGCCCTGCGCGGTTTCACCAGCGCCATCGGCCGGGCAACACCGGTGATGGTCATCAGCCTCGCCGGCACCGTGGCCAACTTCCTGCTCAATTACGCGTTGATCACTGGCATGTTCGGCCTGCCGAAACTGGGCCTGACCGGTATCGGTCTGGTCACGGCAATTGTTGCCAATTGCATGGCACTGGCGCTGGCCTGGCACATCCGCCGGCATCCGGCCTATAACGCCTACCCGCTGCGTGAAGGCCTGTCGCGGCCGAACCGGCAGTACCTGAAAGAACTCTGGCGCCTGGGTCTGCCGATTGGCGGCACCTACGCGGTAGAGGTCGGGCTGTTCGCCTTCGCGGCGCTGTGCATGGGCACCATGGGCAGCACCCAACTGGCGGCGCATCAGATTGCGCTACAAATCGTTTCGGTGGCATTCATGGTGCCGGCGGGGATGTCGTATGCGATCACCATGCGCGTCGGCCAGCATTACGGCGCCGGGCAATTGAGCGATGCGCGGATGTCCGGGCGGGTCGGTATCGTCTTCGGTGCAGTGGTGATGCTGGGGTTTGCGATGGTGTTCTGGCTGCTGCCGAATCAGCTGGTCGGTTTGTTCCTCGACCATAACGATCCGGCATTTGCCGAGGTGATTCATCTGGCCGTGAGCCTGCTGGCCGTGGCGGCGTGGTTCGAGCTGTTTGACGGTACGCAGACGATCGCCATGGGCTGCATTCGCGGGCTCAAGGATGCCAAGACCACGTTTCTGGTCGGGCTCGGCTGCTACTGGCTGATCGGCGCGCCGTCGGCATGGCTGATGGCGTTCCATCTGCACTGGGGGCCGACCGGCGTCTGGTGGGGGCTGGCGCTGGGACTGGCCTGCGCGGCAGTGAGCCTGACGCTGGCATTCGAATGGAAGATGAAGCGGATGATTCGCCTTGAGCCGCAAGTTCAAGGCTTCAAGATCGCTCAGCCCGAGTGA